Within the Cotesia glomerata isolate CgM1 linkage group LG6, MPM_Cglom_v2.3, whole genome shotgun sequence genome, the region gACTGATGCGGCACCGCGCTTATCACGAATCACGAGTTATTTGTGATATTTGTGGTAAAGTTTGCTCTAATCAAAATTGGCTCGagtctcataaaaaattagctCACAGTGGGAATACTAAGtctgaaaaaaatacatgttcttattgtaaaaaaacattttattttagtgcTCATTTGATATCGCACTTGAAAAGAGTACACCGAGCTTTTtagataaagaatttttagatttcatacttttttatatgcccgttattttaattttattttttttttcaatgaatgtAATACTAACATTAATtgatacattatatatatatatatatatatatatatgttacttttgggacacccatatatatatatatatatatatatatatatatatatatatatatatatatatacatatatacagggtgtcccaaaagtcacggacgccattgtagcatctgatgaaaaaaattattctgagacgaaaagtccttagccatttttcaattaaccgcatagataattaattattaattaaaaataacgtctctttatttgttagagagagagcgccagtgtccagtaaagtatgtgccaaacaaagacacaactaactgtataactaactagtttctatagctaacgtagtcacacatatttacttacacattcacacgtgcaagcgtcttcgttggaacgcacttgacttgacactagcgctctctctctaacgcataaaaggacgttattttaattaataattaattatctatgcgtctgattaaaaaatggctaaggacttttcgtctcagaattattttgtttatcagatgctacaatggcgtccattacttctgggacactgtatatatatacatatatatatatatatatatatatatatatatgctatatatatatatatatatatatatatatatatatatatggatattttaaattaagagtttatgttcaaaaatatttatgagttTTAAATGACAAGAAATCGcctgtaattaatatttaaacttactattaaataatgataattcaggtttacttttaattgttaatactaaaaattagatgaaatattttattttatcaaaaaattattttaaaataatgagtATTCATAGAACAAAAATATGATGCtttatgttaatttaattatattagctTTTTATTACTAAGTAAGATAAGTAAGCTACAAAGTAGTTATAGAAATAGGTTTTAAGTGTTCTTTCTTGtcgtgaaataattttaagaacctaaaaatagatatttttttttataaatagaaaaaagaaTAACAAAAAGTAATTCGTGTTGTGTTTAAATGTTGACTATTAACCAACATattccgaaaaattatatcattcatttaaaaagatttgtttaataaatttttggttgataaacttgttttgtttttgttaatttacattaaataaataattttcttaattcaattaaaagttgacagctgcatttaaaaaatctagcgGCAAAAAAGTCGATAAATTATCAGCTGAGAAAAAGTAAACTTAGCGACATCACACGTGCATTATCGTCATACATTCATATATtactgttgttattattaccaaactaatatatgtatacatacttttttttttttttttttttcaatgaaataaaaagattGTTCTCAACTTGCAAGAGTTTATTCGCGTACAATTCGATCGTGTTTCAGTTCACGGTTgctcaagaaaaaaaaataaagaaaaaaaacattgaggCTCAGGGAAGCCATTGAACAAAGAAACGAACCAATATTTTTTGGATGTGAATTGACAATGGAGTCAACTATTAATGTgatgttgaaaattaattgaatattatggTAATCTTCAATGTAAATGATTGAGTTACTAAACAAAAAGTACCACGAGATGTAACACAAGTACATCACTAATTGGATTATCAACATTTGTGGGTATGAATATCAGGTATTGTTAGGTTGAGAAccattttgttttaattgttttttattgtcaatttttaaaaatattattgtttttatttaattatcagttatttcatacaaaaaaaaatattttgtaactataaaaataatatgagattttttaatttatatctataatataaattttttttttacaggtaaaatagatattttaataaaaaatatcataatgaCCGAGTGCTACCTGGATTTCGATAGAGTTTGTAGAATATGTTTAACAGAATCAACAAATTTAACATCATTGTATTGTAATGATTCGGTACCAGGTGTATTTCCAAGTTTATCACAGCGTATATCAACATGTGGGGCTATTGAGCTTAATGAAAGAGACGGATTACCATCGTTAATTTGTGagaattgtatttataaagCAAGTGTAGCTCATGATTTTCGTGAACAGTGTCAGAATTCAGATGCACGATTACGTTTATGTTACGATAAACCAGCTCGTCTACAAtcaaatgtaattatttagtttaaaaatttttttataatattttttgaagtaTTTGCTATTATcgtttaaaattcataattatagttaaggaatttttaagttgaatttCTGAAATTAAACtagtttattcattttaatttcaagaaaattttcaaaaattgatatatgtatatattaggTTTTCAATTTTGGAGTATCAATTTATTGGAATTTCTAGAATTTCTacagattattaaaaattttttttaattaaaaaattaaatttaatgtttaaatatgaatattcTAAAAGTgatatttaaaagaataatatttttaaaatattaattttacgtTAAATTTCAAacctttttttcaaaattttatttacatttttttttaatctgaaagaaaactattatttattcctgatgttgttttattttacatttcattatatatttattatattaaaatagttGCAGGACTCCAGTACGCAAACAGAAATTGAAGAGAGAACGATGgctaaaaatgtaaattcaaattattttgtaaaacaAGAAATTCAAGGGTTTAATCAAGATTTAAATACAATAGGTGTTTACCAAAATCCCCAAGTTGAAGTTACAAGCAATCAAATAGTTACTGACGATAAATTATTCCTATGTAATATTGACTACCAAACGAAAGAATTAGAAAAACAGCCAGTGCTTGAATCGACTCAGCATCAAAATCAGCAGCACCAACACCAACACCAACTCCAACATCAACATCAAGAACTCGATCATCAAGATATTCAACATCAAGTATTAATACCAGAGCAGCAACAAGTTTCTATAGCAGTCGCGATTGAAACAGGGCAACGATTACCAAATTCTGTTACAATGGCTGAAATGAAACCAGTGGTTGCACAATACGTGGACAACGAATTGTTGGTTAATAACGATGACAGTGTTGAAGACGAAGATCTTGAggatgaagaagaagaaactGAAATTCCAGGCGACGGATTTAACAAAGAGCAAGATATTTCGATTGATTTACACGAACCTAAGTGGGAAGAAGAATCAGAGGAATTAGTGCCCAGCAAAAGATTGACGCGCAAGGCTAAGGATATTGCCGGTAAATCATACAGCGTTGATGAAATTGACGAAGATTTACCTGATAATAACGATGACGACGACGATGAGCCGAAATTCAAGTGTAAAGTTTGTTCAAAACGATACAACACATCGAAAGGCTTGAAAAATCATGCCCAAGTTCATGATAAAAAACACAAATGCCACGTGTGTTTAAAGTCATTTTACAACCTTGAGAATATGGAAAAACatgtaaaaattcatgaaaCTAAGCCTCATGCGTGTCAACTGTGCCATACATGTTTTGCTAAGCCGCAAAGCTTGGTTCGGCATCTCAAGAGTCATTCGGATAAAATTCAGggtagcaataataataatataaaaagcaaTGAAAACGGAACAATAACGATCGTAAGAACTGAAGATACCGAGGATGACGATGACGATCGTGACGGTTTTCAGACAAATGAAACCGATGAATTCGACAGTGCGCCTGGTCTGTACAAGTGCAGTGAATGCAATCAGTTTTGTTCGACTTTGAAGAATCTCAAAAGACATTCATTGATTCAcggtgataaaaaatattcctgtacggtttgtaaaaaatatttcttccgACCAGATACACTGAAGAAACATGCTGAAAAACATGGTCATGGTTTACTGGACAATTTGTCAGACGAGAACAAATTGTATGAGTCCGATGACGAGACATTCAATCGCAGTAATACGCTGGCTAATAATATCAACGGCAATGGGACCAATGAtactgataataaaaaaattgacagtgaTGAAGACGGTTCTGGGGAGTACAAGTGTCAGCATTGCGACAAAGTTATGGCAACTAAAAAAGGATTAAGACGGCATGTGTCGATGCATAAGCCAAAAGCAGAGCCAGTAACCTgtgaaatttgtaaaaaagtgTGTGCTAGTCAAGCTAGACTGGTTCTTCATCAAAAAACACACAGTAAACCTAAGGAAAAAGTACCGCGGGAATATCTCTGTCATATATGCAGTAAAGTATACCCAAGCAATTCATCACTGACCTATCACATGAGGACACATACTGGAGTAAAACCGCATGTGTGTCAAACATGTAACAGCGGTTTTACAACAACGACCAGTCTCGCTAATCACATTCGAATCCATACTGGTGATAAACCCTTCGTTTGCCACGTATGTAGTGCTGCATTTGCTGTAAGCTCGGCCTTCAGACGTCACTTAACTCGTCATACCGGAGAAGCCAATTATCTTTGTAAAACTTGCGGCAAGGCATTCAAAAGACTCAGCACACTGAAGGAACATACCTACACCCATTCGGGAGAAAAACCTTATGTTTGTAAAACATGTGGTGCTGCTTACAGCCACAGTGGAAGTTTATTTGCTCATCAAAAACGTTGCAGAGTACAGTATGGTGAAATGGTTACTTCTGAGAATAATCATTCGCATGTACCACATCATATTCACGTTAATAATGTACAGACAGCGGTCAGATCACTTGCAGTTATCGGacaaatgttttaattatttcattttatttttattattattattattattattattattatcatttattattcactTATCATTGATAGATTGGTATTTTTACAACATTTATTACTGTTGAGAGGattattttacgaaaaaaaaaattactttgcaTTAGTAtagtgaaattattatttgaatttaaatgtcaatctttgatttataaaaatgatacgatatttttaaattgagataGATTTAGTATACGATAAAACTGTAGATATGATATTGTTCTCCATATCGATTCAGTGAGACTGGattgtataattaatattgtaataatattaataataattataattataactatattattttttttaatatttaagatattACCGAATCGCTGCCTCATCAAATCTATAAACTATTGAATTACGAATATTGTTTTTTACTCAGTCTGAATAATGATGACGGCTTCATGTAgtgatttttactttaaaaatttaacagagtttattcattttattagaatttaataataataattgtagtTAATATTATGCAgcttaaaacaatttattgtaCTGTACAAATAagtagtataattttttttatactacaataattataaatgttttttgtaATAGTCATTTTGTAACtcttgtagaattttttttccagttattggaaattttatataagaaaaaaagttttaattaaaactgcGATGTGAGAACgattacttttaatatatgTTTTACTGAAcaaaaatgatcattatatgtatacttttttctataaagttgcttcaataatttttatgacttattcaatttatttattctgtagtataaaaattttaataatagtcATTAATATGGTctaattaacattttagaaattaatttttttttaactaaattttacgCATTTTACATTTTCAGTTTGGCTTTGGATTTTGGATTTCAGAAAAAGTTATGAAGTAAAAAGTTTATACAAAACCACAcaatacatattttaaaacaatagtttcttttataaaaacatctggaattttataaatcatttcACTAAAATACCagcaataaaaatgatttaaaaactcgaaaactttaaaattagcATTATTctatactaaataaaaatttactttacaCGATTATTATTCAGGTGTTTAAATTAACACATTAATTtagttttacaaattttacagcactaaaataatatttattaaccatcATTACTTTAATCGGAATCAGATTCTTTTGAGAGCTTCTGTACCCGTCGCCATACTGATTGCCTAGTTCTGTTTAGTCGTTTAGCTAAAACTGCTTGTGGATGCTTAACTGTAGgatcatttattgtttttaatatgaTATCATCTTCTTCTTTAGTATACCTGCAATAAGAAAAATAGTTGTATGTATTTACTGTTATTAGTTCAATTCGGCTCATTCTTCCGaaacaaatttgaatttcagttttattttctcagaaataataatttaatataaaaattcctcATATAATAACTCTGCTCATGCAGatatttgtcaaaataataactctaaaataaaatataaaacaaaaaaaaaaaaaaagagtatgTTGACTTAAGAATTGTTGTATCAAAAAAGATATTATctgagaaattattaaataagataAGACTAATGATCATTAAATTTACCTGCTTTGCTTGTGAGTcccatataaatttttaaatcttccaAAGACACTGTAAAGAGAACGATTAGGCAACCCATGTGCTAAAAATTGAACGAACTTTCTTCGTTCTTCAACTTTCGAGATGAAATAAAAACCTTTACGTTTCCGGAACGTAAACGGATGGACTAAAGATCTTTTCCAATCATGTACctaaataagtatttataattaataactaatcaTTATATGTACATAACATCCGTAATGCTGGTGGTGATAATAttcgattttataaattactttgcaaaattttttccaattgtGAACAATCCGGTTGTCTTCATCTGAAGAGTAAACTCCAAGCTTCAAAGGCGcatatttttcaaaacgttctttttcttctttgctAAGTGGACGAGTGCCTGAAGTTTTTTCTACGTTATGTTGTGGCAAGACATGGTGAATTAGTTTTACTACAAGATCTGATAGTTGCTGAAACAACAAAATATATTGACGTCAAACTTTAATTGAAGACTTGAAAAAGTGATGTGAAATTCACTAACCTTTGACTCACGTATATTCAATTGCTGGTATTGAAGTTCATCTCGCTCATCATCAGACTCAGTCATAATTTTCGCAAGTTTAGGGTGTTGCTCAAATATTGACTTATGTCTTCTTTTCCGTGGTAGTGTTTCTTCTTCGTCATAATCTTCATCGTCTTCTTCATCGGAAAGTTCGGAATCTGATATGTTTTCTTTCACTTGAATTCTTTgttcttcaattttcttagcgattGTATTACTTTTCGGCTCTTCTTCTCTCAAACTTTCTTCACTGCTAAtcgaattatttgaattaatttcattatcagAATTCGACTCATTATcacttttattattcaacTCAGTCTTTTTTGGGTTCTTAAATTCTTTAACTTTTTCTTCAATCACAATTTCACCAGATTCAGAACTCGATTTTTTCTccttttttgaactttttttgaCGTTTTCTTTCGACGAATTCACAGTAGAATCAGattccgatttttttttcttcttttttaatttatcgacATCCTCGGTAAGTTCCTG harbors:
- the LOC123266948 gene encoding zinc finger protein 665-like isoform X1, producing the protein MTECYLDFDRVCRICLTESTNLTSLYCNDSVPGVFPSLSQRISTCGAIELNERDGLPSLICENCIYKASVAHDFREQCQNSDARLRLCYDKPARLQSNLQDSSTQTEIEERTMAKNVNSNYFVKQEIQGFNQDLNTIGVYQNPQVEVTSNQIVTDDKLFLCNIDYQTKELEKQPVLESTQHQNQQHQHQHQLQHQHQELDHQDIQHQVLIPEQQQVSIAVAIETGQRLPNSVTMAEMKPVVAQYVDNELLVNNDDSVEDEDLEDEEEETEIPGDGFNKEQDISIDLHEPKWEEESEELVPSKRLTRKAKDIAGKSYSVDEIDEDLPDNNDDDDDEPKFKCKVCSKRYNTSKGLKNHAQVHDKKHKCHVCLKSFYNLENMEKHVKIHETKPHACQLCHTCFAKPQSLVRHLKSHSDKIQGSNNNNIKSNENGTITIVRTEDTEDDDDDRDGFQTNETDEFDSAPGLYKCSECNQFCSTLKNLKRHSLIHGDKKYSCTVCKKYFFRPDTLKKHAEKHGHGLLDNLSDENKLYESDDETFNRSNTLANNINGNGTNDTDNKKIDSDEDGSGEYKCQHCDKVMATKKGLRRHVSMHKPKAEPVTCEICKKVCASQARLVLHQKTHSKPKEKVPREYLCHICSKVYPSNSSLTYHMRTHTGVKPHVCQTCNSGFTTTTSLANHIRIHTGDKPFVCHVCSAAFAVSSAFRRHLTRHTGEANYLCKTCGKAFKRLSTLKEHTYTHSGEKPYVCKTCGAAYSHSGSLFAHQKRCRVQYGEMVTSENNHSHVPHHIHVNNVQTAVRSLAVIGQMF
- the LOC123266948 gene encoding zinc finger protein 665-like isoform X2; amino-acid sequence: MTECYLDFDRVCRICLTESTNLTSLYCNDSVPGVFPSLSQRISTCGAIELNERDGLPSLICENCIYKASVAHDFREQCQNSDARLRLCYDKPARLQSNDSSTQTEIEERTMAKNVNSNYFVKQEIQGFNQDLNTIGVYQNPQVEVTSNQIVTDDKLFLCNIDYQTKELEKQPVLESTQHQNQQHQHQHQLQHQHQELDHQDIQHQVLIPEQQQVSIAVAIETGQRLPNSVTMAEMKPVVAQYVDNELLVNNDDSVEDEDLEDEEEETEIPGDGFNKEQDISIDLHEPKWEEESEELVPSKRLTRKAKDIAGKSYSVDEIDEDLPDNNDDDDDEPKFKCKVCSKRYNTSKGLKNHAQVHDKKHKCHVCLKSFYNLENMEKHVKIHETKPHACQLCHTCFAKPQSLVRHLKSHSDKIQGSNNNNIKSNENGTITIVRTEDTEDDDDDRDGFQTNETDEFDSAPGLYKCSECNQFCSTLKNLKRHSLIHGDKKYSCTVCKKYFFRPDTLKKHAEKHGHGLLDNLSDENKLYESDDETFNRSNTLANNINGNGTNDTDNKKIDSDEDGSGEYKCQHCDKVMATKKGLRRHVSMHKPKAEPVTCEICKKVCASQARLVLHQKTHSKPKEKVPREYLCHICSKVYPSNSSLTYHMRTHTGVKPHVCQTCNSGFTTTTSLANHIRIHTGDKPFVCHVCSAAFAVSSAFRRHLTRHTGEANYLCKTCGKAFKRLSTLKEHTYTHSGEKPYVCKTCGAAYSHSGSLFAHQKRCRVQYGEMVTSENNHSHVPHHIHVNNVQTAVRSLAVIGQMF
- the LOC123266649 gene encoding myb-like protein X isoform X2; translation: MSEKKLKRNDKKHKTGFLPQEYLSPENSQCTDNNKNKINYENDVKLPKKIKTEVIDSETNELSDINIEKKKIKKELASEEDRKVQKIKKKKKNIFDENEVFNNIRQEPIVDNQPDELYVKKEKKKKKKKDIESDQDLNTEMPNKNGLKLERVDPSTIDDEAEVKKNKKKKLHENSMQIDNLNSEECSNVNTVETNETLKKKKRKRLRESSENDLIQNQNLQEDTHDKVKKKKKRKHDIERSEDNESIKMESHSGEESVGLAKTEKKKKKKKSKKSNEQEMEQERRDENIDPSSGNIKFEKQELTEDVDKLKKKKKKSESDSTVNSSKENVKKSSKKEKKSSSESGEIVIEEKVKEFKNPKKTELNNKSDNESNSDNEINSNNSISSEESLREEEPKSNTIAKKIEEQRIQVKENISDSELSDEEDDEDYDEEETLPRKRRHKSIFEQHPKLAKIMTESDDERDELQYQQLNIRESKQLSDLVVKLIHHVLPQHNVEKTSGTRPLSKEEKERFEKYAPLKLGVYSSDEDNRIVHNWKKFCKVHDWKRSLVHPFTFRKRKGFYFISKVEERRKFVQFLAHGLPNRSLYSVFGRFKNLYGTHKQSRYTKEEDDIILKTINDPTVKHPQAVLAKRLNRTRQSVWRRVQKLSKESDSD
- the LOC123266649 gene encoding myb-like protein X isoform X1; the protein is MSEKKLKRNDKKHKTGFLPQEYLSPENSQCTDNNKNKINYENDVKLPKKIKTEVIDSETNELSDINIEKKKIKKELASEEDRKVQKIKKKKKNIFDENEVFNNIRQEPIVDNQPDELYVKKEKKKKKKKDIESDQDLNTEMPNKNGLKLERVDPSTIDDEAEVKKNKKKKLHENSMQIDNLNSEECSNVNTVETNETLKKKKRKRLRESSENDLIQNQNLQEDTHDKVKKKKKRKHDIERSEDNELVKESTNEFTSTNMSIKMESHSGEESVGLAKTEKKKKKKKSKKSNEQEMEQERRDENIDPSSGNIKFEKQELTEDVDKLKKKKKKSESDSTVNSSKENVKKSSKKEKKSSSESGEIVIEEKVKEFKNPKKTELNNKSDNESNSDNEINSNNSISSEESLREEEPKSNTIAKKIEEQRIQVKENISDSELSDEEDDEDYDEEETLPRKRRHKSIFEQHPKLAKIMTESDDERDELQYQQLNIRESKQLSDLVVKLIHHVLPQHNVEKTSGTRPLSKEEKERFEKYAPLKLGVYSSDEDNRIVHNWKKFCKVHDWKRSLVHPFTFRKRKGFYFISKVEERRKFVQFLAHGLPNRSLYSVFGRFKNLYGTHKQSRYTKEEDDIILKTINDPTVKHPQAVLAKRLNRTRQSVWRRVQKLSKESDSD